Proteins encoded together in one Falco peregrinus isolate bFalPer1 chromosome 2, bFalPer1.pri, whole genome shotgun sequence window:
- the ATAD5 gene encoding LOW QUALITY PROTEIN: ATPase family AAA domain-containing protein 5 (The sequence of the model RefSeq protein was modified relative to this genomic sequence to represent the inferred CDS: deleted 1 base in 1 codon) — translation MVGRVAVPAAAAPPALPGKDGDAQPCKKRREEDTSVKTITRYFSPLAKPVDKVSSPPKPSNILGYFKKTAVTEKASLLLVAGENETPLDANGQDCKSPSKPPLKHKRRGKRVNLNNTQREAKASENEHKIEISSDHSRETAGLKQDSNDFITTCTLVDQKSARELAEGNVQRKNFPNTAICRKNSKKMDSQINGTKNRVKQSRKRKHKVNMDLSESFSSENQLNDTCIKETEDKKKMVTPTTAECDATISDPSFEVHMDDKTSQVHNGIITVSFEDFLKSQGENNVDQVEDKKPATDNSATANETDRSGSISDPEKCEESQQVPLRTVTVLAQIHSIPLRLAPLHKEKKGSRKIASIFLKQKGCIGEKESSPPLLDSEQTEQISQKRKSNVVIEEEELELAVLETAGSDSLKPKCTLEERHQFMKAFRQPTSDVIKSGVKKAPGKQKQATSKSSKEKEGPADDTASNKGLESGVPEDYVDKYAHSAPKTNRAKPKTPRKFQKKGNRRKASKTEETNVSNTSNCKDSGASVLIQENTLDVEILSSPKVNERRRNLRQKKIKTSKNVTPKRNRIRDSFSEDGLSSCPLQTSTPKASKQSLKKSNLYKAEVITVPFDGSSPIRMRFTRINVTTKSNKAEAVKNEEFNSKNIKVSSSSKNISKAKELIEKAKAIQHNRSKVNEDLPVPVRRSSRQRALAEKKKLQESEESVIILDSSLSDATTTVQNVKRKHLQSLNDVLGKKSRNLKVAKNSNGKPGYPPSFLGRSAQNSAGEPVVVFDESSQDASENSQDDDQFRAKREFLMSGLPESLKRQIAKKAAAMEAYSLASSCFKTVVHVQQKDDCYPMWKLKLPSCPLLTKLRKLNTEVTNVTKITLSLGEFSSVSSKLTGNCSAPVLSGHRPVFPDTFRKDLLDEIMSSNSQFPVRKYFYKFLKKQTERLGFENSIQESREGTANSEINQKRSDKWRETKRKRKETEDHKSKRRKQSEGTEAEAKSRVSPVSGENQRETGQATRLGKNKTQKLDVVTEDTECLSDPNALSGVEKEDTLWTEKYQPQDSSELVGNKKEIERLHSWLKEWKKRADLEEKRNQKGKKEDKEHEDSTDFLDSLDFRDSDSDTEEETNLCNTVLITGPPGVGKTAAVYACAQELGFKIFEVNASCQRSGRQILSQLKEATQSHQVDKKGINAHKPCFFNSCSSTKSPKKMYSPKKVVSPRKPPLSPKGAGLKRSLPPKTLADYFKIPSKRKGNDGAVTSQEKNKGNTQKSLKEKKDAQIKAINKEGEGGEHNRKSATSLILFEEVDIIFDEDAGFLSAIKTFMATAKRPVILTTNDPTFSLLFDGYFEEINFRTPSLMNAASYLQVLCLAENLRTDVKDLAALLTTNNCDIRQSILYLQFWVRSGGGCLKDKCLAHHGGDETDKANHVIYSEKTTDSKIDFSQADARVQEFPKCDTGCVETLLGLKNILLPSEDLFTFLKHKITTMDKWNKLMQLLTEFQMKKVDFIYSNLELILPLPVQVLSNQSEASNSILERSTTVSLKSKSTNRYCSGKKSKKTKKQKRLEILCDSDLFDTELNYSAEFITLPSDSPLSGAEVNKEESQFLMNKEEREIKTKTSAKEKRSALVFQCLNSLTEFVENMSFLDCYVNTNTEEPLEFSKDEGFSWTNGKIKNGLCDEFSIENTDWWRSQSCSEIKAAIEALSFNKCFVNISQNLESSLSTSKTPESDQLEGLTLHISNTRNCVSFSQSADSSIHKKAEKRLAIIRTVFSRSPLNLSNKQASILEYLPSLRSICRFEKLKEQGKTKRRFLHYLEESHLEIPRQMINGLCLDFP, via the exons ATGGTGGGCAGGGTGGCCGTgcccgcggcggccgcc ccccccgccctgcccggcAAGGACGGCGACGCTCAG CCCTGCAAGAAACGGCGAGAGGAAGATACTTCTGTTAAAACAATCACAAGATATTTTTCGCCGTTAGCAAAACCAGTGGATAAAGTGTCGTCACCACCAAAACCCAGTAATATATtgggttattttaaaaagacagctgTAACTGAGAAGGCTTCGTTACTGCTTGTAGCTGGAGAAAATGAAACGCCATTGGATGCTAATGGCCAAGACTGTAAGTCACCTTCTAAACCACCTTTAAAGCAcaagaggagagggaagagagttaatttaaataatacGCAAAGGGAGGCGAAAGCATCTGAGAATGAACACAAAATAGAAATTAGTAGTGatcacagcagagaaacagcaggacTGAAACAAGACAGTAATGATTTTATTACCACTTGCACTTTAGTTGACCAAAAGAGTGCAAGAGAATTAGCAGAAGGTAACGTGCAAAGAAAGAACTTCCCAAACACTGCCATCTGCAgaaaaaactccaaaaaaaTGGATTCTCaaataaatggaacaaaaaataGGGTAAAACaatcaaggaaaaggaagcacaAAGTAAATATGGATTTGTCTGAAAGTTTTTCGTCTGAAAACCAGCTGAATGACACATGTATAAAGGAAACTGAAGATAAGAAAAAGATGGTAACTCCTACAACAGCAGAGTGTGACGCTACTATTAGTGATCCCAGTTTTGAAGTTCATATGGATGATAAGACATCACAGGTACATAATGGTATAATAACGGTGTCATTTGAGGACTTCTTGAAGAGTCAGGGAGAAAATAACGTAGATCAGGTTGAAGACAAAAAGCCGGCAACAGACAATTCTGCTACAGCAAATGAAACGGACAGAAGTGGTAGTATTAGTGACCCAGAAAAGTGTGAGGAGTCTCAACAGGTGCCGCTTAGAACAGTAACTGTCCTTGCACAAATTCATTCCATTCCTCTCAGATTAGCTCCGTTacataaggagaaaaaaggctCTAGGAAAATTGCTTCAatttttttgaagcagaaggGTTGCataggggaaaaagaaagtagCCCACCACTCTTGGACAGTGAACAAACTGAACAgatttctcagaaaagaaaatctaatgTAGTTATTGAGGAAGAAGAACTAGAGTTAGCTGTGCTAGAGACTGCAGGGTCAGATTCTTTGAAGCCAAAATGCACTCTGGAAGAAAGGCATCAGTTTATGAAGGCATTTAGACAACCAACATCGGATGTAATAAAAAGTGGAGTTAAAAAGGCACCcggaaaacaaaagcaagccaCTAGTAagtcttcaaaagaaaaagaaggaccTGCAGATGACACTGCTTCAAATAAAGGATTAGAAAGTGGAGTACCAGAAGATTACGTGGATAAATATGCACATTCTGCTCCTAAAACAAATAGAgctaaacccaaaacacctagaaagtttcagaagaaaggaaacagaaggaaggCTTCAAAAACTGAGGAAACAAATGTCTCAAATACCAGCAATTGTAAGGATTCAGGCGCTAGTGTTCTTATTCAGGAAAACACCTTAGATGTAGAAATTTTATCAAGTCCAAAGGTGAATGAGAGAAGGAGGAatttaaggcagaaaaaaatcaaaacatcaaAAAATGTTACACCTAAAAGAAACAGGATTAGAGATAGCTTTTCTGAAGATGGGCTAAGTAGCTGTCCTTTACAGACTTCTACaccaaaagcaagcaagcaatcCTTGAAGAAAAGTAACCTGTATAAAGCAGAGGTGATTACTGTGCCCTTTGACGGAAGCAGCCCAATAAG AATGAGGTTTACACGTATCAATGTGACTACAAAATCAAATAAAGCTGAAGCAGTGAAAAATGAAGAGTTTAACTCCAAAAATATAAAG GTAAGCTCTAGTTCTAAAAACATATCCAAAGCAAAAGAGCTGATTGAAAAAGCAAAGGCTATACAGCATAACAGATCAAAGGTTAACGAAGACTTACCAGTCCCTGTGAGGCGCTCATCTCGACAGCGAGCtcttgctgaaaagaaaaaattacaagaaagtGAA GAATCGGTAATCATTTTAGATTCAAGCCTGAGTGATGCCACTACTACGGTGCAGAATGTGAAGCGAAAGCATCTTCAGAGCTTAAATGATGTGCTGGGAAAAAAGTCTAGAAACTTGAAGGTTGCAAAGAACTCAAATG gaaaaccgGGATATCCACCTTCCTTCCTAGGCAGAAGTGCTCAAAACTCTGCAGGTGAACCAGTTGTGGTCTTTGATGAAAGCAG CCAAGATGCATCTGAAAATTCTCAAGATGATGATCAGTTCAGAGCAAAACGTGAATTCTTGATGAGTGGATTGCCAGAGTCGCTGAAAAGACAGATTGCaaagaaggcagcagcaatGGAAGCGTACTCTCTTGCAAGTTCATGTTTTAAGACTGTTGTCCATGTACAGCAGAAGGATGACT GTTATCCAATGTGGAAATTGAAGTTGCCCTCATGCCCTCTGTTAACTAAGCTGAGGAAACTGAATACTGAAGTCACTAATGTCACAAAAATCACTCTCTCACTTGGTGAATTTTCCAGTGTGAGCTCAAAACTAACTGGAAACTGCTCTGCACCTGTG CTTTCTGGCCACCGACCAGTTTTTCCTGATACATTCAGGAAAGATTTACTAGATGAGATCATGTCTTCCAATTCTCAATTTCCTGTGAGAAAATACTTCTACaagtttctgaaaaagcaaactgaacGGTTGGGTTTTGAAAACAGTATTCAAG aaagcAGAGAGGGCACTGCAAATTCTGAGATAAATCAGAAACGTTCTGACAAGTGGAGGGAAActaagaggaaaaggaaagaaacagaagaccACAagtcaaaaagaagaaaacaaagtgaaggTACAGAGGCTGAAGCAAAATCCAGAGTTTCTCCTGTATCTGGAGAAAACCAGCGAGAGACAGGACAAGCCACACGCTTGGGAAAAAACAAGACCCAGAAACTAGATGTTGTGACAGAAGACACTGAATGTTTATCAGACCCAAATGCACTTTCAG GTGTTGAAAAGGAAGACACGCTTTGGACAGAAAAATACCAACCTCAAGATTCCAGTGAACTTGTAgggaacaagaaagaaattgaaaggCTACACAG TTGGttaaaagaatggaaaaaaagagctgacttggaagaaaaaagaaatcagaaagggaaaaaggaggacAAAGAGCATGAAG atTCTACAGATTTTTTGGACAGTCTTGACTTTAGAGATAGTGATTCTGATACTGAGGAAGAGACTAACCTTTGCAATACAGTTCTGATAACTGGCCCACCAGGAGTAGGGAAGACTGCTGCAGTATATGCTTGTGCTCAGGAGCTTGGTTTTAAG ATATTTGAAGTCAATGCCTCTTGCCAGCGTAGCGGTAGACAGATACTGTCTCAACTAAAAGAAGCTACTCAGTCTCATCAAGTGGATAAAAAAGGCATTAATGCACACAAGCCTTGCTTTTTTAACAGTTGTAGCAGTACCAAGTCACCAA aaaaaatgtattctcCAAAGAAAGTTGTTTCACCAAGAAAACCTCCACTGTCACCAAAAGGAGCAGGATTAAAACGAAGTTTGCCCCCTAAAACACTTGCAGACTATTTCAAAATTCCTTCCAAACGTAAAGGTAATGATGGAGCAGTAAcatctcaagaaaaaaataaag GTAATACTCAGAAAtcacttaaagaaaagaaagatgctcAAATTAAGGCAATAAAcaaagaaggagaaggaggagaacaCAACAGGAAAAGTGCAACATCTCTCATTCTCTTTGAAGAG GTAGATATAATATTTGATGAAGATGCAGGGTTTCTAAGCGCAATAAAGACATTCATGGCAACAGCAAAGAGACCTGTAATTCTTACTACCAATG ATCCAACATTCAGCTTATTGTTTGATGGCTATTTTGAAGAGATCAACTTTAGAACCCCTTCCTTG ATGAACGCTGCTAGCTATCTTCAAGTGCTGTGTCTGGCTGAGAATCTACGAACAGATGTGAAGGACTTAGCTGCTCTGTTAACCACAAATAACTGTGATATCAGACAAAGTATTCTCTACTTACAATTTTGGGTGAGAAGTGGAGGTGGATGCTTGAAAGACAAATGTTTGGCCCATCATG GAGGAGATGAAACAGATAAAGCAAATCATgtaatttattctgaaaagacTACTGATTCCAAGATTGATTTTTCTCAAGCTGATGCACGCGTTCAGGAGTTTCCAAAATGTGATACAGGCTGTGTAGAGACATTGCTTGGCCTTAAGAATATCCTGTTGCCTTCAGAAgatttgtttacatttcttaAG CACAAAATCACAACCATGGACAAGTGGAATAAATTGatgcagcttctcacagaattCCAGATGAAGAAAGTGGATTTTATATATAGTAATCTTGAACTTATTCTTCCCTTACCAGTGCAAGTTCTTTCAAACCAATCTGAAGCTTCTAACTCTATACTTGAAAGGTCTACCAcagtttctttgaaaagcaaatctACTAACAGATACTGCTCTGGCAAAAAGTCTAAAAAgacaaagaagcagaagaggctTGAGATATTGTGTGATAGTGACTTATTTGATACTGAACTGAACTATTCAGCTGAATTCATAACTTTACCATCAGATAGTCCTCTATCAGGTGCTGAAGTGAATAAAGAGGAATCGCAATTTCTGatgaataaagaagaaagagaaattaaaactaaaacctcagcaaaggagaaaaggtctgcacttgtttttcagtgtctgaATTCGCTGACTGAATTTGTGGAGAACATGTCCTTCTTGGATTGCTATGTAAACACTAATACCGAGGAACCACTGGAGTTCTCTAAAGATGAAGGATTTAGTTGGACAAATGGCAAAATCAAAAATGGTCTTTGTGACGAATTCAGTATAGAAAATACTGATTGGTGGCGTTCCCAGAGCTGtagtgaaataaaagcagctatTGAAGCACTCAGTTTTAACAAATGTTTTGTTAATATTTCACAAAACTTGGAATCCTCTTTGAGTACCAGTAAAACACCTGAAAGCGATCAGCTGGAGGGACTTACTTTGCATATTTCAAACACAAGAAATTGTGTATCCTTCAGTCAGTCAGCTGATTCAAG CATtcacaaaaaagcagagaagaggcTGGCAATCATCAGAACTGTATTTTCCAGAAGTCCTTTAAACCTGAGTAATAAGCAAGCCAGTATACTTGAATACCTCCCCAGTCTTCGCAGTATCTGTAGGTTTGAGAAGCTTAAAGAGCAAGGGAAGACTAAAAGAAG GTTTTTGCATTATCTTGAAGAGAGTCATCTTGAAATACCCAGACAAATGATAAATGGTCTGTGTTTGGACTTTCCTTAA
- the ADAP2 gene encoding arf-GAP with dual PH domain-containing protein 2 isoform X1, whose product MMDRDRNKTLLLELQRAAGTGNGRCADCGEPDPEWASYKLGIFICLNCSGIHRNLPQISRVKSLRLDFWENDLTEFMKKHGNLCAKAKYEAKVPPYYYIPRSCDCLVLREQWIRAKYEREEFVATRVCQDPCSAGSREGFLWKRGRESRQFQKRRFLLSAREGVLKYYTKESRGPKAIISIENLNAMFQTEKIQHAHGLQITYSRDGQTRNLFVYHESGKEIVDWFNAIRAARYHYLRTTFPTVPETELIPRITRNYVKEGYMEKTGPKQKEAFKVRWFCLDSQERNLMYFKNPLDAFAQGQVFIGRMDEGYEVRAGLPQGVRVKKRKPAITVVTPMREFVFICENEREQREWIDTLNGVIAQPLTG is encoded by the exons ATGATGGACCGCGACCGCAACAAGacgctgctgctggagctgcagagggCTGCGGGCACCGGCAACGGCCGCTGCGCCGACTGCGGGGAGCCAG ATCCAGAGTGGGCTTCTTACAAACTtggaatattcatttgtttgaATTGCTCTGGAATCCATCGCAATCTTCCTCAAATCAGCAGGGTCAAATCCCTTCGGCTTGACTTCTGGGAGAATGATCTTACTGAG tttatgAAGAAGCATGGGAATCTCTGTGCCAAAGCTAAATATGAGGCAAAAGTCCCTCCCTACTATTACATCCCCCGGTCCTGTGATTGCTT ggTTTTAAGAGAGCAATGGATTAGAGCTAAATATGAGCGTGAGGAATTTGTTGCCACCCGAGTCTGCCAAGATCCTTGTTCTGCAG GTAGCCGTGAAGGGTTCCTCTGGAAGCGTGGGCGGGAAAGTAGACAGTTCCAGAAGAGGCGATTTCTCCTATCAGCAAGGGAAGGGGTGTTGAAGTACTACACCAAAGAA tCCAGAGGTCCAAAAGCCATTATCAGCATTGAGAATCTGAATGCAATGTTCCAGACAGAGAAAATCCAACATGCTCACGGTCTGCAGATCACATACAGCAGAGATGGGCAGACAAGGAACCTTTTTGTCTATCATGAAAGTGGAAAG GAGATTGTTGACTGGTTCAATGCCATTCGGGCAGCACGTTACCATTACCTCAGGACAACCTTCCCAACTGTCCCTGAGACTGAG CTCATACCCAGAATCACAAGAAATTATGTCAAAGAAGGATATATGGAGAAAACGGGACCAAAA CAGAAGGAGGCCTTTAAGGTGCGCTGGTTCTGCCTGGATTCTCAAGAAAGGAACCTGATGTACTTTAAAAATCCACTG GATGCGTTTGCACAGGGCCAGGTTTTTATTGGAAGGATGGATGAGGGATATGAAGTACGAGCTGGCTTGCCCCAGGGAGTCCGGGTGAAGAAGAGGAAACCAGCGATCACTGTGGTCACACCAATGAGAGAGTTTGTTTTTATATGTGAGAATgaaagggagcagagggagTGGATAGACACCTTAAATGGAGTCATTGCCCAGCCTTTGACGGGTTAA
- the ADAP2 gene encoding arf-GAP with dual PH domain-containing protein 2 isoform X2, translated as MKKHGNLCAKAKYEAKVPPYYYIPRSCDCLVLREQWIRAKYEREEFVATRVCQDPCSAGSREGFLWKRGRESRQFQKRRFLLSAREGVLKYYTKESRGPKAIISIENLNAMFQTEKIQHAHGLQITYSRDGQTRNLFVYHESGKEIVDWFNAIRAARYHYLRTTFPTVPETELIPRITRNYVKEGYMEKTGPKQKEAFKVRWFCLDSQERNLMYFKNPLDAFAQGQVFIGRMDEGYEVRAGLPQGVRVKKRKPAITVVTPMREFVFICENEREQREWIDTLNGVIAQPLTG; from the exons atgAAGAAGCATGGGAATCTCTGTGCCAAAGCTAAATATGAGGCAAAAGTCCCTCCCTACTATTACATCCCCCGGTCCTGTGATTGCTT ggTTTTAAGAGAGCAATGGATTAGAGCTAAATATGAGCGTGAGGAATTTGTTGCCACCCGAGTCTGCCAAGATCCTTGTTCTGCAG GTAGCCGTGAAGGGTTCCTCTGGAAGCGTGGGCGGGAAAGTAGACAGTTCCAGAAGAGGCGATTTCTCCTATCAGCAAGGGAAGGGGTGTTGAAGTACTACACCAAAGAA tCCAGAGGTCCAAAAGCCATTATCAGCATTGAGAATCTGAATGCAATGTTCCAGACAGAGAAAATCCAACATGCTCACGGTCTGCAGATCACATACAGCAGAGATGGGCAGACAAGGAACCTTTTTGTCTATCATGAAAGTGGAAAG GAGATTGTTGACTGGTTCAATGCCATTCGGGCAGCACGTTACCATTACCTCAGGACAACCTTCCCAACTGTCCCTGAGACTGAG CTCATACCCAGAATCACAAGAAATTATGTCAAAGAAGGATATATGGAGAAAACGGGACCAAAA CAGAAGGAGGCCTTTAAGGTGCGCTGGTTCTGCCTGGATTCTCAAGAAAGGAACCTGATGTACTTTAAAAATCCACTG GATGCGTTTGCACAGGGCCAGGTTTTTATTGGAAGGATGGATGAGGGATATGAAGTACGAGCTGGCTTGCCCCAGGGAGTCCGGGTGAAGAAGAGGAAACCAGCGATCACTGTGGTCACACCAATGAGAGAGTTTGTTTTTATATGTGAGAATgaaagggagcagagggagTGGATAGACACCTTAAATGGAGTCATTGCCCAGCCTTTGACGGGTTAA